The following are from one region of the bacterium genome:
- a CDS encoding efflux RND transporter periplasmic adaptor subunit: protein MKKIIVAALAAVMAAGLAGCGGKGAEVRPVGEEVRCATCTAVLAELPIVATATASVEPEVRVQISTRMMGWVNKLHVREGDAVVKGQRLLTIDDQDMRAKRAQVEAGIREAEAVVANAETMAGRFRNLYEAKAVSKSQLDDVLTGLYRARAGLARAEAARAEIEVHMGYLDIKAPAAGVVTRRMVEEGDMANPGHPLLYIDRIERMKVVAGLGEKDISSVSAGDMAHVDVTSLDDATYDVEVARVIPAANPGSRTYDVEMYVDNAEGLLRPGMFARVQLEIGRRRGVLVPRAALVRRGQLTGVFTVDADGTVHLRWVRTGDDAGDAVEVVSGLSGGETIVLSSDKPLVEGDKAVN from the coding sequence ATGAAGAAGATCATCGTCGCGGCTCTGGCCGCCGTGATGGCGGCCGGACTGGCCGGCTGCGGCGGCAAGGGCGCAGAGGTGAGACCCGTCGGCGAGGAGGTCCGGTGCGCGACCTGCACCGCCGTGCTGGCGGAGCTGCCGATCGTGGCGACCGCCACGGCCAGCGTCGAGCCGGAAGTCCGCGTGCAGATCAGCACCCGCATGATGGGCTGGGTGAACAAGCTGCACGTGCGGGAGGGCGACGCCGTGGTCAAGGGCCAGCGGCTGCTGACCATCGACGACCAGGACATGCGGGCCAAGCGCGCCCAGGTGGAGGCCGGCATCCGCGAGGCCGAGGCCGTCGTCGCCAACGCCGAGACGATGGCCGGGCGCTTCCGCAACCTGTACGAGGCCAAGGCGGTCTCGAAATCCCAGCTCGACGACGTGCTGACGGGGCTCTACCGCGCCCGGGCGGGCCTCGCCCGGGCCGAGGCGGCGCGCGCGGAGATCGAGGTCCACATGGGCTACCTGGACATCAAGGCCCCCGCGGCCGGCGTCGTCACCCGGCGCATGGTCGAGGAGGGCGACATGGCCAACCCGGGCCACCCCCTGTTGTACATCGACCGGATCGAGCGCATGAAGGTGGTTGCCGGCCTGGGTGAAAAGGACATCAGCAGCGTAAGCGCGGGCGACATGGCTCACGTCGACGTGACCTCCCTCGACGATGCCACCTACGACGTCGAGGTCGCCCGCGTGATCCCCGCGGCGAATCCCGGCTCGCGCACCTACGACGTGGAGATGTACGTGGACAACGCCGAGGGCCTGCTGCGGCCGGGCATGTTCGCCCGGGTGCAGCTGGAGATCGGCCGACGACGCGGCGTGCTCGTGCCCCGCGCGGCCCTGGTCCGGCGCGGCCAGCTGACCGGCGTGTTCACGGTCGATGCGGACGGCACGGTCCACCTGCGCTGGGTGCGCACGGGGGACGACGCCGGCGACGCGGTCGAGGTCGTCTCCGGTTTGAGCGGCGGCGAGACGATCGTCCTGTCCAGCGACAAGCCGCTGGTCGAGGGCGACAAGGCGGTGAACTGA
- a CDS encoding TolC family protein: MKMRSFAYGGGLLFAWLVLATAVPAPAAARADDGPGIDDLGVVRNDTLLVTRHAVIEAALAHNEMLAASGAMTDAAGADALSAWAGYLPRLSVGAYRIRTDDALYGFGFKLNRRSATQADFSAPPMPGAPAPAPFGDALNYPGVSENNITQIKLLQPVFNGGMSLYGKRAANAMSRAAEHEHRRAAQTVRLHAVQAYEGLVLAGAYEEVLLSALASADGHLRQARAMYDNEMVTEADLLQAQVYRAGVEQRLIEVRNMSAVAGEHIKLLTALDTDLPLAPREDDTRPAADVHVPWSDDRPDVAASREKARAAANMAKATRGRLLPHLNLAAEKNWFHGDTFLGDEADSWTFGIYATWDVFSSLENVGALKKARAESRAAAHMSDFWSRQARAEAVQAVLAADAAAEKLAVAEDAVAAARESLRIVTDMYREGLASMVDLLDVQAAATMTEGNLVQARHDHRVSGARLAFTGVPSATATRE, translated from the coding sequence ATGAAGATGCGTAGCTTCGCTTACGGAGGCGGCCTGCTCTTCGCCTGGCTGGTCCTGGCGACGGCCGTTCCCGCCCCGGCGGCCGCCCGTGCCGATGACGGGCCAGGCATCGACGACCTGGGCGTCGTGCGCAACGACACGCTCCTGGTCACGCGCCACGCCGTCATCGAGGCGGCCCTGGCCCACAACGAGATGCTGGCGGCCAGCGGCGCCATGACAGACGCCGCCGGCGCCGACGCCCTGTCCGCCTGGGCCGGCTACCTGCCCCGGCTCTCGGTCGGCGCCTACCGGATCCGCACGGACGATGCCCTCTACGGCTTCGGCTTCAAGCTGAACCGGCGCAGCGCCACCCAGGCCGACTTCTCCGCGCCGCCGATGCCCGGCGCGCCGGCGCCCGCACCCTTCGGCGACGCCCTGAATTACCCGGGCGTGAGCGAGAACAACATCACCCAGATCAAGCTGCTGCAGCCGGTCTTCAACGGGGGCATGTCCCTCTACGGCAAGAGGGCCGCCAACGCCATGTCGCGCGCCGCCGAGCACGAGCACCGGCGGGCCGCCCAGACCGTGCGCCTGCACGCCGTCCAGGCCTACGAGGGACTGGTGCTGGCGGGCGCCTACGAAGAGGTGTTGCTGTCCGCCCTGGCTTCGGCCGACGGGCATCTGCGGCAGGCCCGGGCCATGTACGACAACGAGATGGTCACCGAGGCCGACCTGCTGCAGGCCCAGGTCTATCGGGCCGGCGTCGAACAGCGCCTGATCGAGGTGCGCAACATGTCGGCCGTGGCGGGCGAGCACATCAAGCTGCTCACCGCCCTCGACACGGACCTGCCCCTGGCCCCGCGTGAAGACGACACACGCCCCGCAGCCGACGTGCACGTTCCGTGGAGCGACGACCGTCCCGACGTCGCCGCGAGCCGCGAGAAGGCCCGCGCCGCGGCGAACATGGCGAAGGCGACCCGCGGCAGGCTCCTGCCCCACCTGAACCTGGCCGCCGAGAAGAACTGGTTCCACGGCGACACCTTCCTGGGCGACGAGGCCGACAGCTGGACCTTCGGCATCTACGCCACCTGGGACGTCTTCTCAAGCCTCGAGAACGTCGGCGCCCTGAAGAAGGCCCGCGCCGAGAGCCGTGCCGCAGCGCACATGAGCGACTTCTGGTCCCGCCAGGCGCGCGCCGAGGCCGTGCAGGCGGTCCTCGCAGCCGACGCCGCCGCCGAGAAGCTGGCGGTGGCCGAGGACGCCGTGGCGGCCGCGCGCGAGAGCCTGCGCATCGTGACCGACATGTACCGCGAAGGATTGGCGTCCATGGTCGATCTGCTGGATGTGCAGGCGGCCGCCACCATGACCGAGGGCAACCTCGTCCAGGCGCGCCACGATCACCGCGTGAGCGGGGCCAGGCTGGCCTTCACCGGCGTTCCGTCCGCGACGGCGACCAGGGAATAA
- a CDS encoding DUF2892 domain-containing protein, translating into MTIHRILRLVAGFFVLLSLVLARYVSPNWLWFTAFVGLNLLQSAFTDWCPLMTVLNKAGVPESHAARS; encoded by the coding sequence ATGACCATTCACCGTATCCTCCGCCTGGTGGCCGGGTTCTTCGTTCTGCTGAGCCTGGTCCTCGCCCGCTACGTCAGTCCGAACTGGCTGTGGTTCACCGCCTTCGTCGGCCTGAATCTGCTTCAATCCGCATTCACGGACTGGTGTCCGTTGATGACGGTTCTCAACAAGGCCGGCGTCCCGGAATCCCACGCCGCTCGCAGCTGA